A stretch of Halocalculus aciditolerans DNA encodes these proteins:
- a CDS encoding DUF7511 domain-containing protein produces the protein MSTQSHLVDPDADALAAVVESGVTGPDRCTVYPRDLPEADRTTTWLTVNASVLCDLDDHR, from the coding sequence ATGTCAACGCAGTCCCACCTCGTCGACCCGGACGCGGATGCACTGGCCGCCGTCGTCGAATCCGGCGTCACCGGCCCCGACCGCTGCACGGTCTACCCGCGAGACCTCCCGGAAGCCGACCGGACGACCACGTGGCTCACCGTCAACGCGTCAGTCCTCTGCGACCTCGACGACCACCGGTAG
- a CDS encoding FKBP-type peptidyl-prolyl cis-trans isomerase, whose protein sequence is MSDDQEADVADETEADEAAEEETGFQRGDFIKLAYTARTVEDGDLVDTTDKEVAEEADVDVEDRDFSPRTIVLGEGHIFEPVEEDIIGKEIGDDGSVVVPAADAFGEYDESEVRTVSADKIPEDSRYPGAHVDIDGEHGHVETIIGGRARVDFNHALAGEDIEYEYEIVDEVTDTLEKARGMISMYFDVELDMHIETDEVEEEVPAEDEDEEPETETVEQETLYIESDPQLQFNQQWMMGKQQILQQVMQQTGIDRVIVQEIIDGSGMGGMMGGMGGMMGGMGGGEDLGDLEDALEDADVDADEIAEELEAEDLE, encoded by the coding sequence ATGAGTGACGACCAAGAGGCCGACGTGGCCGACGAGACCGAGGCCGACGAAGCGGCCGAGGAAGAGACCGGATTCCAGCGCGGCGACTTCATCAAACTCGCGTACACCGCACGAACCGTCGAGGACGGCGACCTCGTCGACACCACCGACAAGGAAGTGGCCGAGGAAGCCGACGTCGACGTCGAGGACCGCGACTTCTCCCCGCGCACCATCGTGCTCGGCGAGGGCCACATCTTCGAACCCGTCGAAGAGGACATCATCGGGAAGGAGATCGGCGACGACGGCAGCGTCGTCGTCCCCGCCGCCGACGCGTTCGGCGAGTACGACGAGTCCGAAGTCCGCACCGTGAGCGCGGACAAGATCCCCGAGGACTCCCGCTACCCCGGCGCGCACGTCGACATCGACGGCGAGCACGGCCACGTCGAGACCATCATCGGCGGCCGCGCCCGCGTCGACTTCAACCACGCCCTCGCCGGCGAGGACATCGAGTACGAGTACGAGATCGTCGACGAGGTCACGGACACCCTCGAGAAGGCCCGTGGCATGATCTCGATGTACTTCGACGTCGAACTCGACATGCACATCGAGACCGACGAGGTCGAGGAGGAAGTCCCCGCGGAGGACGAGGACGAGGAGCCCGAGACGGAGACGGTGGAGCAGGAGACGCTCTACATCGAATCCGACCCGCAGCTCCAGTTCAACCAGCAGTGGATGATGGGCAAACAGCAGATCCTCCAGCAGGTCATGCAGCAGACCGGCATCGACCGCGTCATCGTCCAGGAGATCATCGACGGCTCCGGCATGGGCGGCATGATGGGCGGGATGGGCGGTATGATGGGCGGCATGGGCGGCGGCGAGGACCTCGGTGACCTCGAGGACGCCCTCGAAGACGCCGACGTCGACGCCGACGAAATCGCCGAGGAGCTCGAAGCCGAAGACCTCGAGTAA
- a CDS encoding DUF1918 domain-containing protein codes for MSFEEGDHVVLHDEHSEYDGETGKITQKVETMFGDANYTVSFDDGQEAGVPEDNLEEADVDEE; via the coding sequence ATGAGCTTCGAAGAAGGCGACCACGTCGTCCTGCACGACGAGCACTCCGAGTACGACGGCGAGACCGGGAAGATCACGCAGAAGGTCGAGACGATGTTCGGCGACGCGAACTACACCGTGTCGTTCGACGACGGGCAGGAGGCCGGCGTCCCCGAGGACAACCTCGAGGAAGCCGACGTCGACGAAGAGTAA
- a CDS encoding ATP-binding response regulator produces the protein MSVVVHARTGASSPSFDPSGFGVTVKPADSVEGVVDALAASRVDCVVCAVDPASGDGLDVLRAVRDRDPALPVLAYTDADDAEAAAEVTRAGATEYVSAERLTDADAALRDRIRALTDAGTPLGPVVESSPDPTLLLAGDYTVRYRNAAAADFAPATAVGDSVFDVVHDADADAVRAAAEHGDSDGSVVVRLRDGEGEWRRASVRVADRRADRRVNGFVVTMRDASDAAVDEHVVAQAVHDLRTPLATARTYLDIARDDPDRLDDVDAAHDRLETLVDDLRTLATAGRALDEPERVDPAAIAREAWETSGAADVTFVVDTDPDELAGDPERLRRLFENLFRNACDHGASTVRLAAVDGGFAVEDDGDGIPESDRDAVFEQGFTTRDDGTGYGLAIVEEIADAHGLTARVEESADGGARFVFTRDTHVGGRDDSKC, from the coding sequence ATGTCTGTCGTCGTTCACGCGCGGACGGGGGCGTCCTCGCCGTCGTTCGACCCGTCCGGGTTCGGGGTGACGGTGAAACCCGCCGACTCCGTGGAGGGTGTCGTGGACGCGCTCGCCGCGAGCAGGGTGGACTGCGTGGTCTGCGCGGTCGACCCGGCGTCCGGGGACGGCCTCGACGTGCTGCGCGCGGTCCGCGACCGCGACCCCGCGCTCCCGGTGCTCGCGTACACGGACGCCGACGACGCCGAGGCCGCAGCAGAAGTGACGCGCGCCGGGGCGACCGAGTACGTCTCGGCGGAACGCCTCACTGACGCGGACGCGGCGCTTCGCGACCGAATCCGCGCGCTCACCGACGCCGGGACGCCGCTCGGCCCGGTCGTCGAGTCCTCGCCGGACCCGACGCTCCTCCTCGCGGGCGACTACACGGTCCGCTACCGAAACGCCGCCGCGGCCGACTTCGCACCCGCGACCGCAGTCGGTGACTCCGTCTTCGACGTGGTCCACGACGCGGACGCCGACGCGGTCCGCGCGGCCGCCGAGCACGGTGACTCGGACGGCTCGGTCGTCGTCCGGCTCCGCGACGGCGAGGGCGAGTGGCGGCGCGCGTCAGTGCGCGTCGCGGACCGCCGTGCCGACCGCCGCGTGAACGGGTTCGTCGTCACGATGCGGGACGCGAGCGACGCGGCCGTCGACGAGCACGTCGTCGCGCAGGCGGTCCACGACCTCCGCACGCCGCTCGCGACCGCGCGAACCTACCTCGACATCGCCCGGGACGACCCCGACCGCCTCGACGACGTCGACGCTGCCCACGACCGCCTCGAAACCCTCGTCGACGACCTGCGTACGCTCGCCACCGCGGGGCGCGCCCTCGACGAGCCGGAGCGCGTCGACCCCGCAGCCATCGCACGGGAGGCCTGGGAGACGTCCGGTGCGGCCGACGTGACGTTCGTCGTCGACACCGACCCCGACGAACTCGCCGGCGACCCGGAGCGCCTGCGCCGACTCTTCGAGAACCTCTTCCGGAACGCCTGCGACCACGGCGCGTCCACCGTTCGCCTCGCCGCCGTCGACGGCGGGTTCGCGGTCGAGGACGACGGCGACGGTATCCCCGAATCCGACCGCGACGCCGTCTTCGAACAGGGGTTCACGACGCGCGACGACGGCACGGGATACGGCCTCGCCATCGTCGAGGAGATCGCGGACGCCCACGGTCTGACTGCGCGCGTCGAGGAGAGCGCGGACGGCGGCGCACGATTCGTTTTCACCCGCGACACACATGTCGGCGGACGTGACGATAGTAAGTGCTAA
- a CDS encoding HalX domain-containing protein: MSNSQSDVTPNENPEILVVEDDEALAEAMAVWLGAEYDVTTATDAATARASVHDGLDAILLDRNLPDASGGDVLRAIRDDGYTVPVAMVTGVEPDADDAALPFDDYLVKPATRSDLTDLVERLRRRGRYDDAFRDYYALVTKRATLRTSNADGELAASTDYRELETRIAERERRLDDAVTAIDEHDDVAAIFEKLS, encoded by the coding sequence ATGTCGAACTCGCAGTCGGACGTGACGCCGAACGAGAACCCCGAGATCCTGGTCGTCGAAGACGACGAAGCGCTCGCCGAAGCCATGGCCGTCTGGCTCGGTGCCGAATACGACGTGACGACGGCGACCGACGCCGCGACCGCGCGAGCGAGCGTCCACGACGGCCTCGACGCCATCCTCCTCGACCGAAACCTCCCCGACGCCTCCGGCGGCGACGTCCTCAGAGCCATCCGCGACGACGGCTACACCGTTCCCGTCGCCATGGTCACCGGCGTCGAACCCGACGCCGACGACGCCGCGCTCCCCTTCGACGACTACCTCGTGAAACCAGCGACGCGGAGCGACCTCACCGACCTCGTCGAACGCCTCCGGCGGCGCGGACGCTACGACGACGCGTTCCGCGACTACTACGCGCTCGTCACGAAACGCGCCACGCTCCGCACGTCCAACGCCGACGGCGAGCTCGCGGCGTCCACGGACTACCGGGAGCTAGAGACACGGATCGCGGAACGCGAACGCCGTCTGGACGACGCCGTCACGGCCATCGACGAACACGACGACGTCGCGGCGATTTTCGAGAAACTCTCCTAG
- a CDS encoding NUDIX hydrolase, producing the protein MRVDDRWYRAQQSAQRGEQAYHDLRERYDDFTERERTQRVSRGHFETLVDRIDATGAPFGAHTLVYRPDGDLLLVRHTGVDLWVLPGGGVESHESYREAAERELREEAGVDATYDGLAILTRLTIESGDYRTTGVLPVFEATTDQSPVPDDPDEEISAARWFTDLPRDTRDRDTLVQWRNRRLRA; encoded by the coding sequence ATGCGCGTTGACGACCGCTGGTACCGCGCCCAGCAGTCCGCACAGCGCGGCGAGCAGGCCTATCACGACCTGCGCGAGCGCTACGACGACTTCACCGAACGCGAACGCACTCAGCGCGTCTCCCGCGGCCACTTCGAGACGCTGGTCGACCGCATCGACGCCACCGGCGCGCCGTTCGGCGCACACACCCTCGTCTACCGTCCCGACGGCGACCTCCTCCTCGTCCGCCACACCGGCGTCGACCTCTGGGTCCTCCCCGGCGGCGGCGTCGAATCCCACGAATCCTACCGCGAAGCCGCCGAGCGCGAACTCCGCGAGGAAGCCGGCGTCGACGCGACCTACGACGGCCTCGCCATCCTCACCCGCCTCACCATCGAGAGCGGCGACTACCGGACCACCGGCGTCCTCCCCGTCTTCGAAGCGACCACGGACCAATCACCCGTCCCCGACGACCCCGACGAGGAGATCAGCGCCGCCCGCTGGTTCACCGACCTCCCCCGCGACACCCGCGACCGCGACACCCTCGTCCAGTGGCGCAACCGCCGCCTCCGCGCCTGA
- the pyrI gene encoding aspartate carbamoyltransferase regulatory subunit → MTDTDTELRVNKIRSGTVIDHVTAGEALHVLAILGIDGTGGETVSLGMNVPSKRLGKKDVVKVESRELSQGELDVLSLIAPDATINIIREYEVVEKNRVTRPAEVVGILQCPNRECITNAGEPVDTDFSVLDDGVRCEYCETIIRDDLTAHIDV, encoded by the coding sequence ATGACTGACACAGACACCGAACTCCGCGTCAACAAGATTCGCTCCGGCACCGTCATCGACCACGTCACCGCCGGCGAAGCCCTCCACGTCCTCGCCATCCTCGGCATCGACGGCACCGGCGGCGAGACGGTGAGTCTCGGGATGAACGTCCCGTCGAAACGCCTCGGGAAGAAGGACGTCGTGAAAGTCGAGAGCCGCGAGCTCAGCCAGGGGGAACTCGACGTGCTCTCCCTCATCGCGCCCGACGCCACCATCAACATCATCCGGGAGTACGAGGTCGTCGAGAAGAACCGCGTCACCCGCCCCGCGGAGGTCGTCGGCATCCTCCAGTGCCCGAACCGCGAGTGCATCACGAACGCCGGCGAACCCGTCGACACCGACTTCTCCGTCCTCGACGACGGCGTGCGCTGTGAGTACTGCGAGACCATCATCCGCGACGACCTCACCGCCCACATCGACGTGTAG
- a CDS encoding methionine adenosyltransferase, whose product MTERNIRVQTLDRGAVEDEAVEIVERKGIGHPDSICDGIAERVSRELAQTYLDRVGKVLHYNTDETQLVAGNAAPAYGGGEVVEPIYILIVGRATKYYVDDDGVEHHIPVDSIALEAARDYLREHFPDLDLETDVIVDVKLGEGSGDLQDVFGEDGKQVPMANDTSFGVGHAPLTETETLVLETERYLNRAFHDDHPGIGQDVKVMGKREGDQIDLTVAAAAVDAYIDGLDDYEALVGDIQSAVLDLADEYTTRDVSVHVNTADDYEDGSIYLTTTGTSAEQGDDGSVGRGNRANGLITPNRSMSMEATSGKNPVNHIGKIYNLLSTEIAHSVVDEVEGIRDLRVRLLSQIGRPIDEPHVADVHVVTDDDTAIADVEADIQAIVDDELANVTDITQRVIDGELSTF is encoded by the coding sequence ATGACTGAGCGGAACATCCGCGTGCAGACCCTCGACCGCGGCGCGGTCGAGGACGAGGCCGTCGAAATCGTCGAGCGAAAGGGCATCGGCCACCCCGACTCCATCTGTGACGGCATCGCCGAGCGCGTCTCCCGAGAGCTCGCCCAGACCTACCTCGACCGCGTCGGGAAAGTCCTCCACTACAACACGGACGAGACGCAGCTCGTCGCCGGGAACGCCGCGCCGGCCTACGGCGGCGGCGAAGTCGTCGAACCCATCTACATCCTCATCGTCGGCCGCGCGACGAAGTACTACGTCGACGACGACGGCGTCGAACACCACATCCCCGTGGACTCCATCGCGCTCGAAGCCGCGCGCGACTACCTCCGCGAGCACTTCCCCGACCTCGACCTCGAAACGGACGTCATCGTCGACGTGAAACTCGGCGAAGGATCCGGCGACCTCCAAGACGTCTTCGGCGAGGACGGCAAGCAGGTCCCGATGGCGAACGACACCTCCTTCGGCGTCGGCCACGCGCCCCTCACCGAAACCGAGACGCTCGTCCTCGAAACCGAACGCTACCTCAACCGCGCGTTCCACGACGACCACCCCGGCATCGGTCAGGACGTCAAAGTCATGGGGAAACGCGAAGGCGACCAGATCGACCTCACCGTCGCCGCCGCCGCCGTCGACGCCTACATCGACGGCCTCGACGACTACGAAGCACTCGTCGGCGACATCCAGTCCGCCGTCCTCGACCTCGCCGACGAATACACCACGCGCGACGTCTCCGTCCACGTCAACACCGCCGACGACTACGAAGACGGCTCCATCTACCTCACCACCACCGGCACCAGCGCCGAACAGGGCGACGACGGCTCAGTAGGAAGAGGAAACCGCGCCAACGGCCTCATCACCCCCAACCGCTCCATGAGCATGGAAGCAACCAGTGGAAAGAACCCCGTCAACCACATCGGGAAGATCTACAACCTCCTCTCCACCGAAATCGCGCACTCCGTCGTCGACGAAGTAGAGGGAATCCGCGACCTCCGCGTCCGCCTCCTCTCCCAGATCGGCCGCCCCATCGACGAACCCCACGTCGCCGACGTCCACGTCGTCACCGACGACGACACCGCCATCGCCGACGTCGAAGCCGACATCCAAGCCATCGTCGACGACGAACTCGCCAACGTCACCGACATCACCCAACGCGTCATCGACGGCGAACTCTCTACCTTCTAA
- the pyrB gene encoding aspartate carbamoyltransferase, with translation MLGRSLLTAKQLSREDIETVLDRASEFAADPSAAGDRHPGKLLALCFFEPSTRTKMSFETAAKRLGGDVIDMGSVESSSVKKGESLADTVRVIEGYADGIVLRHPKQGAAKMAAEHVDVPLVNAGDGAGHHPSQTLLDLYTIRENAGLDDLTIGIMGDLKYGRTVHSLAHALTNFDVRQHFISPQSLKLPRSVRYDLHEAGAHVREHEELEAVLPALDVLYVTRIQRERFPDEDEYQKVAGQYRITPETLDDAKDDVAVMHPLPRVDEISAAIDDTSNATYFDQAHNGVPVRMALLDSLLQTDD, from the coding sequence ATGCTTGGGCGTAGCCTCCTGACCGCGAAACAGCTCTCACGGGAGGACATCGAGACCGTCCTCGACCGGGCGAGCGAGTTCGCGGCCGACCCGTCTGCCGCGGGCGACCGACACCCGGGGAAGCTCCTCGCGCTCTGTTTCTTCGAGCCGAGCACGCGGACGAAGATGAGCTTCGAGACCGCCGCGAAGCGCCTCGGCGGCGACGTCATCGACATGGGCTCAGTCGAGTCCTCCTCCGTGAAGAAAGGCGAGTCGCTCGCTGACACCGTCCGCGTCATCGAGGGGTACGCGGACGGCATCGTCCTCCGCCACCCGAAGCAGGGCGCAGCGAAGATGGCGGCCGAGCACGTCGACGTCCCGCTCGTGAACGCGGGCGACGGCGCGGGCCACCATCCGAGTCAGACGCTCCTCGACCTCTACACGATTCGGGAGAACGCGGGCCTCGACGACCTCACCATCGGTATCATGGGCGACCTGAAGTACGGACGAACGGTCCACTCGCTCGCGCACGCGCTCACGAACTTCGACGTCCGCCAGCACTTCATCAGCCCGCAGAGCCTGAAACTCCCGCGGAGTGTTCGCTACGACCTCCACGAGGCCGGCGCGCACGTCCGCGAGCACGAGGAGTTAGAAGCCGTCCTCCCCGCGCTCGACGTGCTCTACGTGACGCGCATCCAGCGCGAGCGCTTCCCGGACGAAGACGAGTACCAGAAGGTCGCCGGCCAGTACCGCATCACGCCGGAGACGCTCGACGACGCGAAGGACGACGTCGCCGTGATGCATCCCCTCCCGCGGGTCGACGAGATTTCGGCCGCCATCGACGACACCTCGAACGCGACGTACTTCGACCAGGCGCACAACGGCGTCCCCGTCCGCATGGCGCTCCTCGACAGCCTCCTCCAGACCGATGACTGA
- the cyaB gene encoding class IV adenylate cyclase, which yields MYEVEVKVPADHDEVRAALADTDATESDTVHQSDTYYNAPHRDFEATDEALRIRRVRFEDDTERTEAARVTYKGPKVDTKSKTRREIEVGVGDGDDMGAILEALDFDPAATVNKTRTHFDFKGYTVTLDTVEGVGEFVEVERESGDVESAREGAFDVLRDLGLDPESQVTTSYLGLLLE from the coding sequence ATGTACGAGGTCGAAGTGAAAGTCCCCGCGGACCACGACGAGGTCCGCGCGGCGCTCGCGGACACGGACGCCACCGAATCCGACACCGTCCACCAGTCAGACACCTACTACAACGCGCCTCACCGCGACTTCGAAGCGACCGACGAGGCGCTCCGCATCCGACGCGTCCGCTTCGAGGACGACACGGAGCGCACGGAGGCGGCGCGCGTGACGTACAAGGGCCCGAAAGTGGATACGAAGTCGAAGACGCGCCGCGAGATCGAGGTGGGCGTCGGCGACGGCGACGACATGGGCGCGATTCTCGAAGCCCTCGACTTCGACCCCGCGGCGACCGTCAACAAGACGCGCACCCACTTCGACTTCAAGGGGTACACCGTGACGCTCGACACCGTGGAGGGCGTCGGCGAGTTCGTCGAAGTCGAACGGGAGTCAGGGGACGTCGAGTCCGCGCGCGAGGGCGCGTTCGACGTGCTCCGCGACCTCGGCCTCGACCCCGAGAGTCAGGTGACGACGTCCTACCTCGGCCTCCTCCTCGAATAA